In Magallana gigas chromosome 1, xbMagGiga1.1, whole genome shotgun sequence, the sequence aaatatttatactttattgtttatctcaatagcaTACATCATAATacgcaggtgtcctgcaccaacttaaagctgttatttacctaataaaatagtgcaaggggttttgaagaataggcCATAATTTGTGTATTACCATATAAGTAAGAGTAGACACTCTATCATTtctatatgagttataataggacggaaggagtatttctttcttaatgtattataatgcattaaatacaatgtaggtcatgaccttatgggactatTCTGACCcaacgaaacaggaaaatacaaaatatattctgatgtcattatgatgcatcaaatgatgtaaagtacattaattacccccaggtgttgtctttaaccacCTCCCTTTAACAaaaaggaaatgatgatacactgtatattttgttaatttcagagatcctcatccctaaaccatataatttattcttgctctttgtgtcattgcgcgttaaattgtatataggttatggccccttggagacactctgacattctagaactagaaataataaactattttatcttattcatatatagtgtttgatccatgtgggtaattcctagcctaatgatgacagTCCCCCCTCGAACAGAAATTGCAcgaatatctcaaaaacggttgagattcccaccccttaaccatatatattattgatccttaaagggcataaaaaggattagttaagatcatcTAAAGGAAtccattattgtgttttaattggattatcattatgatgctgaccaatataggtaagcataatacatgtagtagcagtagcacaatatattgagatgccagcatgcataagttctactttcactttctaaatgtgatctccctttgacagcatactgtatcatcatcttttaatatttaaataagcttatcatcgttacctatcctatcacatttgtaaagtttctgtcattttagttgcaaaagtttttttttcatttgtcagacttgcacgtttgagttgaccctatcttgaccctgtataaacaatttcttattaaatttgtgtattacatgtaagttagtGTACTAGAtacttaattatcatttttatatgagttataataggaaggaaggagtatttctttcttaatgtattataatgcatcaaatacaatgtaggtcatgaccttatgggactagctgttctgaccccacgaaacaggaaaatacaaaatatcttataatgtcattatgatgcatcaaatggtgtaaagtacattaatgacctcTAGGTGTTTTCTTTGCCCGTGTAAGTGCATAgcagagttgattaaaatcaactcccaaaaaggtattttatcttattcatatgttacagtAGTGTGCCATGTAAGTAAATcttagcctaatgatgtcactgctttgttaaggagactttacaattgccccaaatagtcGAATACACATGcgtataacattttgtttataaatcttaaaaaaatgaattcagcaatttcaaaatgttaatgtgcatcaggagagaaaaagcaatcaagaatgttttaaaatttgctactgcacacatgtaagaatgtatcaagaagactgaatcttaagaaccaggttagattggggaggaggggtgaatgtggagtataaacattttaaatttgaatcatttattgttattaattttaacttgtcaatgaaaacTAGTTaatattgatcccaaggtagaaatatgacctctgatcatatagctcaatagatcatttgttaattatgcaacgtgtaatgtaattttttttaagaagaacattttttaccagtttaaaaaagttttaatacacccaaattatattttgatttaatagatcattcgacaattaaagggggggggggttatatttgagtttgtttgggggtgggggttccaagtcatatatttgaatattttttaatgtaatttaaaaaaagactaagccatactacagtcctggacatgaatagtatagaacaaaacacaaactaatacatgtatatatacataggaggtattacaaaacatagatgattgatctttATCttggttcttaaattgaatcatatatcatgtacatattatattattgtttctttgttcaaggcatttcagatggtatgtacgtcatgatcccaagtgctcttcctgaaattatcaaatatcataaaaaccattgagctCCCCACCTTTATCTAAAGATATGATTCCTCCTTAtgtcatggcgcatcagatcattatggcatgtaagtcatgaccctaacgGGTGTCAAAaaggtgtggggtctaacattgaaccttgaaaacggacaaaagataataatatagggttttcacaatcatatattgactgttactggcaatatatggGGTTTATTttatctgacccctggggtcatccccatccccaaggaatttgaaattaccatatatctcagaaactgttataatcatgaccccttaaaccatatatattcatgtttctgatgtcaaggggcatcacatggtatgtaggttatgggccctgtgggtggtcctgaccccctcaaacagcaagttccttaatatcttcaaaacagttgagatccccacccttaaaccatatatattcttgttccttgtgtcaagggcatcaaacggtatgttgGTCAttggccccgggggtggtcatgacccccctcgaacaggaagtacacgaatatctcgaaaacggttgagatccccaccccttaaccatatatattcttgatccttataGGGCAACAACagatatgtaggtaatgggccttagagttaaatttaatttttcaaaaccgcaATGCACATCTACATtgatctatagaacagtccttatcatatcccaagatatgatgtgtctatccattaaatcataagaggagttctgggatctaTGGGTTTTcattagtgataaacgtcaatttttactatttgactccctggatgaaatttagatttttaaaatcttattgcacatctataggacagccccaattatatcccaagagatgacgtagctaccccaaaagttgtaagaggagttctgggaaccatactatTTTTGCAAAAAACGTCAATTCTGGAACATGATTACACTTCAaaatgacacccccaatcatattctagaagatcatttggctactgcaaaaagaaaatgacgtttttgaaaccaggtttttttttgttttaaaaacgtcAGTTTTTAGCAGTtaattgacccccaggacaaaattgaaaataccgaaaccttattgcgcatctataggataccctaaaacatattccaagagatgatttgtctactgttgaaaatgtaggaggagttcgaggaagaaggttttttgtgaaaaacgtcattttttaccaattatttgacccccaggactaccagaaaatttttgaaacctttttacaatacaacatgacaccccaaatcaaactctaaGAGTTCagattgctggtttataagatgtaagagcagtttgagaaagtaaaacgtgacaggacggacggacggacggaacagagtaacaacaatatacccgaactttctttagaaagtgcgggtataattatgataaacaCGATGGattcaaagtaaataagttATTACACACACTGCAgaacaatatacatttactttATGGTACTACCCACAACATAAATtcataaatgacaaataaaccATCAATCAACATAAAACCCAAATGTTCATAAACTTAGGATCAATAGACACGGTTGATCTGGGGAATGTTCCCAAaccataatatttgttttattcaatgaTAATTTACATATGATACATAGTTCTTGAACAGTTTATGAACGTACCTGTCTATTTATATCACCGATACAAATCAAATGTTTGTTTTCAGTTACCGCCCACTTAGAGTGATCTATCCCATGGCTGAACGCAATTTTATTGGGAAAACAAGCATTGATGACGTTTGATAcctataaataaaaagaaacaaaggcAGATGATGATAATAAAGTTCGTTCTTTTGACATAAAGTTGAGTTTTCCATGAAAGTAGATTAAGGTATTTTTTTAGCGTAATAATCAATGTGATGTTACAACAATGTATTCGattaaaaaatcaacagaaaGTGACCAACAACTAGACCATGGGTATACTTTCTGGGTCTACTTTAGGTTAACTccggtttactagagtggacccagtgTAAACCCAAAGAAAACTCAGAGTGGACACAGAAAGTAAAGCCCGATGAGAAGTATACCCCCGAAAGCAGACGTatcatgtgtattcggaatatacaagggacaGGAATAACAGTAAGATGGTTAGATAAAACACTGGCCTGCTTCACACAtcagtgcgtacagttgaccccaaaagcaattctcgagtaaacccaaagtaaaccccgaatAAATccaatttgaaataaaacgccaagtggacccaaattttaaaaacgtcAACCCGTAGTAAACTCAGAAAGTAAACCTAGGGTTGcgtttgggtttactctggtgttaagTTAGTTTGATAGATACTTTTCAAGGAGATGAAGAAATTATATGAATGGCCAAAACATTTAAACTCTCCTAaagttatatatgtatatgaaagTAATATATGTATACGTATAAAATATTACCATAGCAGTGTCTAAAAGCTTAGGTCTCCATGTTCGAACCAATAAATGGTCTGCCAACTTCGGAGAAATCAATTTGTCATAAATATCTGCAAGGAATAAAGTACATgactaaataaaatacatgtgatGTGAATCAATATTGGATTAAATACTGTGTGTTTATATGTAGGATGTTACCTTGTCCAAACGAAGCTGACTTAGCAAGTATTTCCAATTGAACATTTCCAAAAGTTTTGATTGGAATGTGTACGGAATTCATTGGGTTactgatttttatattaaagtttTTCTTGTCATAAATATAAGGATTTGTCGTTCCGAATACGgtttctgcaaaaaaaaatataatacaaatacatgtaagtatttaagtaaacttaattaaaaaaaaccaccatcAAATAAAAGTTATTCTAAATTTTGTCAACGTACTCAAAATATTCTCAACTGTTTTTGCAACAGTGACACAGAGTATACTTTGTCCAAATTTTGTTTGCGAATCCGAAAACATGAAACCTTTCGCAACGGGAGATGGAAACTTCGGTACACTTGAGACAATCCAAAATCCCTTAGTATTGTCAAACGCCAAAACACCtgaaaaatcataaaacttGTAGACTGTTAACACAATTACGGAAACAATAtcgatttattttcaattttttaaattcttttagcAGTGGCaggtggtgataacgaacagtgttcaaaacgAAAGTccgaaagaaaaatacaaaacagtggCAGAGCGAACGCGGTGCTCTAAAAAATAAAGGTAGGATCAGAAGAATAATATGTCATATTAAACTAGTAGATGTTTTccagaaatatattttgtccTAATTGTATTGGAATTGATCTATTTTCAAAAACGATTTTTCTGATCGTGTGCtttatttaaaatcttcaaagtATCCACTACACATCCGAAACtagatgtatacatgtatttttgagcATTACCATCAagttattaaatgaataacgTTTATCActgttttttttcacatttgataCATTATACTTTGATAACCCATCAGTTTGCAAAAGATAATAAAGTATAACAATCCAGTTACTGAAGTAATTATATCTATACTACtctattaaaacaatatacttttttttggcCTTTTATATCGATAAATCGGAGGAGtactatattttgttttatatattttagcatCATTGGTAcatgaagattaccaatttgttttatgTTTGGTTCAATCAAGCTTTGCTTATAAATAATCAACAAGAATTGCTccaaaaattccggaaatcatctgattttttttaaaattttacaatcctgcgcatgcgcattacatttaCACGAAATCAAGTGAGGctttttagtttatgtttccacaaaatTCCATTTGCAtagataaactcagaaacgataatacaaatacttttaaattgttattagtcccctaccggttttcaccggatgGAACTATaactttcctctgcgtccgtccggaatttttttttttagatgaaaggtatttacagcctcaaaatggtttgttataaataatttgacAGTAATTTGCAATGCAGCTTcataattttctccaaaatcgtttcggagctgTTCTGcaatttttgctacattacgggtatatggtaGGCACTTGAAATGTGGTGAAGGCGTGTTCCGAGACATAGTTAGATAATTCTAACTAAGCACAGTGTagtgaaaataataacattacTGTAGGTTTAAAGGTTGGTtctgtaaatgtcaacaatacggtgtgtcgatgaaaaatttaataaatttcaaaaacacaTGCAGTGTCCACCCGTgtacgcacgggtcaaagtctacatgtagtatattaaaaggaaaaataacataaatgatttaaattccGAACCTTTAGAGTGGGCGTGTCTACCATCTGCAGCTTTAACTGTGGGTGGTGGTTGGTCATTATACATTGCATAAGTTACGATATCTGGAGACTGAATATAACACAAATACACGTCAGGTACTTATCatcaatatttcataatatattgGCCACAGtcaaaaaatcaaagttaaatTTCCTACTCAtgcaattgaaaaaatgcaaatgAGCGATACAAGTGATCTATATTTAATTgttagtttatatatttttaatcgaAGTGtatttttccattaaaaaaagGCAATTCAAAAAAGCGATTAAATAGGATCCATGTGGGATAACTCTGAAAGACTATCCTGCAAAAAGGCAATCTAGaacaaaataattaagataCACATTTTAAGCTACTTTCCGTGTTAAATGTGTACATGCCTTTGCTGTCTTAATTAGGTAAACAGTTACTAAGAGGACTAAATCTAAAGGCACCGTTCATTAATTGGTCGAATCTTTTAGCAAACTAAGGaaaatcacagactgcacgaaaCAATAATGATGGTGTGAGACTCAAATTTCCATAGGGAACGATAAGCctgtttcttttaactaatCCACTGATGTATAttagcaattattttataaattgtacttacttttttacaacaatttaacactttgttaaataaaaaatgtaaatataaacaattaaaaatatttttcaatgatgATCCATGCAGGTTATAAAGGTAGCAATATTCACCAAAAAAGGggcttgtttaattgtttaaataacctGATCGTATAGTGCCTTCAGCGTCTCATATAAAGGGTTTTCGATACTTTTTGTGATATCTTTTTGTGAGAAGGAAAACGATGGTATCCATGTAGAAAAACTCGGTTCCGCTTGTTTTATTAGGACTTGTTAACTTTGGTACTTTGTAGATGATGAacctgcaaataaaaaaaaccattatcaTGTTAAAGTACATCTACCAGTTATTTAtagttgacaaggataggataggagACAGGATGCAGGATAGAAATATAAAGCCAAACTCTATCCTATACTATAttgcatcctgtagccaatcagattcgagtataaattttAGAGTAGTAGTTTcgcaaaacaaaaaagaaatgaaatatacattttaaacatcaattttatttttaaaacaatgtaaaactttaaaaaacgataaatatgttttatgtttaaaatgcagTACAGAAATTTGATGGGcgctacatttttttttcaattcggAAACAGCGCAAGTATAGAGttaatataaacttttaaatgCACAATGCAGcgtaaataaagttttattacaatatttaaagaattcaatagttaaaaaaacaaaatattcagtCTATGAACAACTGACATATAAGTAGATATCTATCTCAACAAGGAACGAGCGTTGTTTTGTATACATATCACGTTTTATATCATTTCTTCGATGTCCGATCACAAGACTAGATTATAAACTGAACAGATCGGATTAGGTTAAATACAAATGTgtaagaatttatattttatcaatgcATTCCAATAATATCGCagcaaatgtttaattttaattcatccATAAAGTAATGCCTTCCCGAATCGTGTTTACAATTATCGGTTATCTCCtttaatataatatcataagGAAACGAATGtctttaaatgtttgttttagcaATAGCTTAAAGTCCTGAATATCCTTTTTAGATTTTAGTATACATAGTATCTTATATAACAACAACTCaatcgcttacctgtttgtttaagTAATTGAGTACACTTCGCGTACAGTTGAATATCACCTATGCAGAAGTAAATAAGTTCCCTCGTTTTAAAGATGTCcgtttttttacattaattagaCGTTTTGACCTTTACATTAGTCgatagatttaaaaataaaatattaatttccttAAACTTCGTTTTAGTTATTTCTTATTCCTAAACATGGATGGTgtgggataggataggataggataggatagagtgtttttgtttgtttttttgttttgtttttttttttggcaggataggatgcaggatacatGATATAGGAAAGGATAGgattgttttgtcaactttcacgatagcaggACTGTACCTAAATTCATCTATATACTTCCTTTGatgttcaaaatttatttgcattaattcataaaaaggcaaaaatccctgtcaatgttgaaaaaaaaaatcaagacagCTAAGCCCATAACATATCAGGAACACTGCTTAATGTTAAGGAAGGTATCAATCAAAAGGTTTGCAATGTAAAgacaatttcatttatttacttttcattttcatattcaaTGTACTTTCTTAAAAGTTTCTGACTGCAAACAGAGCAAGATTCCTTTGCTATTCTACCTCATTTTTTCTGACGGTTAATGCATGCTGTGATCCTCAAGGATGAAACATAGATAATGCAAAACATTTCACTCTTAACTCTTAACCACTAACGACTTGTTTATAGTTCGttcaagcattttttttaatttgtaactaTTGCATTATTAAGTGACTTCCGCAATCACTTACTTTATGCACGATAAACATAAGCGCAAAAGGAAAACTATCCTTTAtagaaaacacaaaataaattacttatatgtacatgtacataatggaTCTatgaagtatttttatttttttcttttagtggaaatacagtaccgatcagacccaaatTATAagcagagtaaaccccaactaaactaCGGGTTTACTTTTTACTTGGGTCTGCTTTTTGAAAAGTTTGGCCCGTCGGGTTTTACTTGGGTTTAATCGGAGTTTACTTTGTGTTTTCTTGGGAATTGATTTTGgggtcaactgtatgcactgcATAGTGAAGCAGACCTATCTTTTATCTAACCATGTTGCAGCTTGTTATTTCTGCCCCTTTTTGTATTTCGAATACACACGCAGCGTATTTTTCAAGGGTACACTTCTGACGGAACTTTACTGTCCGTGCCCACTCTAagtttacttcgggtttactctgggtccactcaaGTAAACCCACAGTAagcaaaaaaagtaaacacagggtgtagttggggtttactttctgatCGGAACTGTATATGTTCACGCAGATTTATTTTCGAGTGGaagttattaaatatatatgtatggcTTTTAAGGTTTAAGGGCATCTGTTTCACAATCTAGAACAACGACTAATATTAGTAAATGAAATTacaatcagaaaaaaaagagattGCAATGCGTCTCtccattactttaaaaataatgcaattGAAGTTTGAACGATTTACTATTTGTAATTGTTgctgtttggggttttttcttgCAACgtaattatataaatgaaaGGAAAATTAATAGGATATCAATCTTACCAGTCAGGTTCTTTTCCATCCGAAGACTTGCACGATGCTGATCCTTGTATGTATCTTAAACAACCAAGAAACACTATCAACATTGCAAGACGTGTCACCTTACTACAATATGCAAAAGGTTATTGAAAGTATCATTACAAAACTACTGTAATATACTTCCCCGATGATATGGGCTGCTATTGTTGGCAAAGAAACTATATCGAGAGTACTTGTATAACGACAGGCGCAACTTTTGATTCCCGTGCAAATGAAGCAAATAAggttttcaatttgtatgcactgGTGGCACATACAATTGTAATAATTAgcatttatatttgattattatttaaaaaataaattctgagCAAGAATGATAAATACTTAATAGCAACATATCTTCAAAATATATGATTCTCTTTCAATCCGCTACATAAAAGATAAACTGattaatgaatgaatgaataaatgaattgatTGAGGGTTAGATTGAGGGATGAATGGGGGTATGCGTAGTTTGATAGGTGAATAAAACATAGCGAGATATAAGgaatatctatattgtgtgaatTTACATTACCTTTATCCAACAAGTTGAAATGGTTTATACATTCTCTTGGATTGCCGAGCAAATATAATCATTTCAACGTGTTAgatgaaacaaatataaaattttaggTTAATAGAAATAGTGATGTGGATTTTACAGGAAAATCTTCAAAAACAAGGTCACTTAAGCATTGAAGCGAGAATATGTGTCTTAATTAATGCTGATCAGAAGTATCTGAACAAGCACCAGCGGTCTGATAAAGCAAATGTTCATCACATGGGTTGTATACATCACATGTATGAAATTAAGATATACATTTTTGActcagaacttttttttttatctttctgaTAATTAAAAGGCACacataaggaaaaaaaataagaaaaaaatagtaATCTTTATGCTCTGTATTACTAGCTTACAGCTTGATTACGGTATACTTTACAATGTACTTAAATTGGTTTTCCTGAAATCTCTATTTGTAgttacaaattttcattttaggaACAGCACTAAATGAAAACAGGACCGTGGAATGCACGTATCACAGCATGTCAGGGAAGTCACGAAAGAAGAAATAACTTGTGACTAGAGTGTACACAAGTGTCTTTGAGTGTAATTTTCCGTTAACATGAAGCAGACAAACTGGTCGATAGAAATTTGATAGAAATTCTGCATTGTATACATTCAAACTAATAAGATATAACTTAAGCTACAAGAAAGGAAAATTATAAGTGTATTCATTAAGAACGTTTAACATAGTTACATGTAGACATTCAAAATTTCCTACTGTTGCTTTAAAAAAGGCTAACTTTTAACATTAACTGTACACGATCACAGAATTCACAAACTTTTTTGAGTTAGAGaaaagaagaataaaaaaaattgaacaaggCAATTTCcacataacatattttttttactgaactGTATATCCGTTCAaataaatagtgtctgtttgggagggtaacagttgaaattgacaccccgaggaaaccattgtcaaccgacacgaagcagaggttgacaatggttttcgaggtgTGACAATTTCacctgttatcctcccaaacaggcataatttattttattatactgaatgtcttaattttagagattgTTTTAccgcttttatatagaaatggcGTGAATTCCACGGCGAACCTTACGCGCCTAATtaacgcgcatgtaacaattcgttatgttacccgttgcgaagtgtgttgctaacgctgacggtaatagaacggattatcttaaccaatcagatttcagtatttaacatgaaagtataataatactaGATGCCGACTGATAGCCTAGTTAAAAAGGCAGCGCTCATAAATAACAGCAATGAAacacataaaacaataaaacaatcaGCGTGTTCGTCGTTAAATGTTAACAGCATTCATGCGTTAACCTTTTCCAGCAATCGAAGCAGAAATTGacatattatttcaaaatttgaagttCTTATACCTTTTAATAATTGAtatgttacaaaaatatatacatagcTAACACACAGTAAACAATTCATTAAGGATGGGTAACCAGTGTTAAGTATGTGGATTACctcaatttgtttgaaataatggaCACTGAAATCAAGTATCGCCAATTTTAGAGCAACAGTAAAAATAGTGTAAGAtttttaacgaaaaaaaaaatcaaagcgttAAAAAAACCCCTCATTCTGAGCTGAAACAAATAGaatcaatattattaaacaAAAGGATAAATGTTGTTGTAGAAGAATGACGAAATAGCTTTTAAGGCAAATTCGAGATGAAACAAAATAAGTTGTGTTCCTTTTGCATTATTTTAGAGGCTATAAATGAACTGTACTTAGTTAATGAACtccaaaaatatatgtatgttttcAATTATCTGAAGTTATTTACCTTTGTCGTTTTGGATGAACTTCATGTTTTAATAGTAAGCTGCTTCTCTCTTAAAGCAAATCAAATATGAGGCAGTTATTTAACAAATCCTATTGTGATCATGTATAGCTTAACAGGTTGGGCACAATTACTGCATTGAGGAATTTTTACGCTAAATGGGAACTATTCCCCGTTTCAGCGATAAAAAACTCCCGCAAATGCGGAATTTTCTCAATGTAtgccaaataaataaaaaaattccacttAAGTAAAATTAAGCGCATGAGAAATGCAAGGTGGTGC encodes:
- the LOC136270150 gene encoding plancitoxin-1-like, which encodes MYNDQPPPTVKAADGRHAHSKGVLAFDNTKGFWIVSSVPKFPSPVAKGFMFSDSQTKFGQSILCVTVAKTVENILKTVFGTTNPYIYDKKNFNIKISNPMNSVHIPIKTFGNVQLEILAKSASFGQDIYDKLISPKLADHLLVRTWRPKLLDTAMVSNVINACFPNKIAFSHGIDHSKWAVTENKHLICIGDINRQETQAKRGGLSLCLTNAGASKEFRELSNRCAANNKNVPPRGICPNPKRAKISP